In Archangium violaceum, the following are encoded in one genomic region:
- a CDS encoding FAD binding domain-containing protein, which produces MRYAEPETVEEGVTLLASTEHSRCIAGGATLVAMMNAGHIAPAMLVSLHRMRELFTLTESAEGLWIGAMTPHRVVAAETRLRGSMGVVRSAAGQLAHPSIRNMGTIGGSVCLADPSTEMPVALVAASARVEIAGPNGRRIVPIEDALVDRFKTSLGRGEIVTRILIPRGVEGAVGHHLRFSRVAGDYPTVSISLTLSMQGDRCVHARVVVGSCGPVPLHVTAADQRLIHSVLGEDDVAAAGQLLASAASPLDDVRGSAEYRRMLIPRLLGRALSQARELAHV; this is translated from the coding sequence ATGAGATACGCGGAGCCAGAAACAGTGGAGGAGGGAGTCACCCTCCTGGCTTCCACGGAGCACTCGCGCTGCATCGCGGGCGGCGCCACGCTGGTGGCGATGATGAACGCGGGTCACATCGCCCCCGCGATGCTCGTCAGCCTGCATCGCATGCGCGAGCTCTTCACCCTCACCGAGTCCGCGGAAGGGCTCTGGATCGGCGCCATGACGCCTCATCGGGTCGTGGCCGCCGAGACTCGGCTGCGCGGCTCCATGGGGGTCGTGCGCAGCGCCGCGGGCCAGCTCGCGCACCCGAGCATCCGCAACATGGGCACGATCGGCGGTTCGGTGTGCCTCGCCGATCCCAGCACCGAGATGCCCGTGGCCCTGGTCGCGGCCTCCGCCCGGGTCGAGATCGCGGGCCCCAATGGCAGGAGGATCGTCCCCATCGAGGACGCCCTCGTGGACCGCTTCAAGACCTCCCTGGGCCGCGGGGAGATCGTCACCCGGATCCTGATTCCCAGAGGCGTCGAGGGCGCGGTGGGCCACCACCTCCGGTTCAGCCGTGTGGCGGGCGACTACCCCACGGTGTCCATCTCGCTGACCCTCTCCATGCAAGGTGACAGGTGCGTCCATGCTCGCGTGGTCGTGGGCTCGTGCGGGCCGGTTCCGCTCCACGTGACCGCGGCCGACCAGCGGCTCATCCACTCCGTGCTCGGGGAGGATGACGTGGCCGCGGCGGGGCAACTCCTCGCCAGTGCCGCGTCCCCCCTCGATGATGTTCGCGGCTCGGCCGAGTACCGGCGCATGTTGATTCCGCGCCTGCTCGGCCGCGCCCTCTCCCAGGCCCGGGAGCTCGCCCATGTCTGA
- a CDS encoding xanthine dehydrogenase family protein molybdopterin-binding subunit, whose translation MSHSPKPGPTPTPVGDILGRSVPRLEAREKVTGRAVYTDDMTLPGMLYGALLGSPHPHARILSYDTSRARAMPGVRAVLTAEDLPDHRVGSVLKDQPLLARGKVLHEGEPVAAVAAVDLQTARRALQEIDIQYEVLPAVFDPEEALRPGAPVLHEQRDTYLDFQTASPERARHPNAASHIRLIEGEPDGVWERCDVIVEDVYETPAQQHIYMEPCSTLASVDRDSGKITLYTSTQSVFRVQAITAEALGIPMSRIRVIAPRVGGGFGGKTEMTNQPITAALARAAGAPVKMTLSRTDDMRMMKSRHACRIHMRTGATRDGRILARKVRIVYDTGAYADDGPFVASVGSYFARGPYRIPHVDIECWAVYTNRLRAAAFRGFGNPQIHFASELQVDQLAEKLGMDPIDFRIRNALETGERWLGGAPVESGTLKDCLERARDASDWVRRRSQRAASPGKRRGIGVAAVGHVSGLLGSSATVRLNEDGTLTVNTGAVDIGQGSDTALAQCAAAALGLSLEQINYSGPDTDVSPYDWCTGGTRTTFTVGRVITQACEQVKQQLFEHASEMLSRPVQQLELRPGGIVGVQGAPDASVTFGAISARALYFKGGPIIASSRWLFPPTPIDTRQTSAQGLASMGNGFFVFAAQVAEVEVDELTGKVELLEAWSVHDVGRTINPAAAEGQIQGGFVQGLGYALTEELVWGEGHLLNPSMSSYKVPGALDVPVGIHPILLEHPSGEGPFGAKGVAEVSLVGVAPAVCNAIRHATGATVTRIPATGERVLRALLSREEAGSKG comes from the coding sequence ATGAGCCATTCGCCCAAGCCGGGTCCCACCCCGACTCCCGTGGGAGACATCCTGGGCAGGTCCGTGCCGCGCCTGGAGGCGCGCGAGAAGGTGACGGGGCGCGCGGTCTACACCGACGACATGACCCTGCCGGGGATGCTGTACGGCGCCCTGCTGGGCAGCCCTCATCCCCATGCGCGGATCCTCTCGTACGACACCTCCCGGGCCCGGGCCATGCCCGGAGTCAGGGCCGTGCTCACGGCCGAGGATCTGCCCGACCATCGCGTGGGCAGCGTCCTCAAGGATCAGCCGTTGCTCGCGCGCGGCAAGGTCCTCCATGAGGGCGAGCCCGTGGCCGCGGTCGCCGCCGTCGATCTCCAGACGGCCCGCAGAGCGCTCCAGGAGATCGACATCCAGTACGAGGTCCTCCCCGCGGTCTTCGATCCCGAGGAGGCGCTGCGCCCGGGTGCCCCCGTCCTCCACGAGCAGCGGGACACCTACCTCGACTTCCAGACGGCATCCCCCGAGCGAGCCAGGCACCCCAACGCCGCCTCGCACATCCGGCTCATCGAGGGAGAGCCGGACGGGGTGTGGGAGCGCTGCGACGTCATCGTCGAGGACGTGTACGAGACTCCCGCGCAGCAGCACATCTACATGGAGCCGTGCTCGACGCTGGCCTCGGTGGATCGCGACAGCGGGAAGATCACCCTCTACACCTCGACCCAGTCCGTGTTCCGGGTGCAGGCCATCACCGCCGAGGCGCTGGGCATCCCCATGTCCCGGATCCGGGTCATCGCCCCCCGGGTGGGCGGAGGGTTCGGCGGCAAGACCGAGATGACCAACCAGCCCATCACCGCGGCGCTCGCGCGGGCGGCCGGGGCTCCGGTCAAGATGACGCTCTCGCGCACGGACGACATGCGGATGATGAAGTCGCGCCACGCGTGCCGCATCCACATGCGCACCGGCGCGACCCGGGATGGGCGCATCCTCGCGCGCAAGGTCCGGATCGTCTACGACACCGGTGCCTATGCCGACGATGGGCCGTTCGTCGCCAGCGTGGGGTCCTACTTCGCTCGCGGGCCGTACCGCATCCCCCACGTCGATATCGAGTGCTGGGCCGTGTACACCAACCGGCTCCGGGCCGCGGCGTTCCGGGGTTTTGGCAACCCGCAGATCCACTTCGCCAGCGAGCTCCAGGTCGATCAGCTCGCCGAGAAGCTGGGCATGGATCCCATCGACTTCCGGATCCGCAACGCGCTCGAGACGGGCGAGCGGTGGCTCGGGGGAGCGCCCGTCGAGAGCGGGACGCTCAAGGACTGTCTGGAGCGAGCCCGGGATGCCTCGGACTGGGTGCGTCGCCGGAGCCAGCGAGCCGCTTCACCCGGCAAGCGGCGCGGCATCGGGGTGGCGGCCGTCGGGCACGTGTCCGGGCTGCTGGGCTCGAGCGCCACGGTCCGGCTCAACGAGGATGGGACCCTCACGGTCAACACCGGTGCCGTGGACATCGGCCAAGGCTCGGACACGGCGCTCGCCCAGTGCGCGGCCGCGGCCCTGGGCCTCTCCCTCGAGCAGATCAACTACAGCGGCCCCGACACGGATGTCTCGCCCTACGACTGGTGCACCGGAGGAACTCGCACCACCTTCACCGTGGGCCGGGTCATCACCCAGGCGTGCGAGCAGGTCAAACAGCAGCTCTTCGAGCACGCCAGCGAGATGCTCTCCCGCCCGGTGCAGCAGCTCGAGCTGCGGCCCGGCGGCATCGTGGGAGTGCAGGGGGCGCCCGACGCCTCCGTCACGTTCGGAGCCATCTCCGCGCGAGCCCTCTACTTCAAGGGCGGCCCGATCATCGCCAGCTCCCGATGGCTGTTCCCGCCCACGCCGATCGACACCCGCCAGACGTCCGCCCAGGGACTGGCCTCGATGGGAAATGGCTTCTTCGTGTTCGCCGCGCAGGTGGCCGAGGTCGAGGTCGATGAACTGACCGGCAAGGTCGAGCTGCTCGAGGCGTGGAGCGTCCACGACGTGGGCCGGACGATCAACCCCGCGGCGGCGGAGGGGCAGATCCAGGGCGGCTTCGTCCAGGGGCTCGGCTACGCGCTGACCGAGGAGCTGGTGTGGGGCGAGGGCCACCTGCTCAATCCCTCGATGAGCAGCTACAAGGTTCCGGGCGCGCTCGACGTCCCGGTCGGCATCCATCCCATCCTGCTCGAGCATCCCTCGGGAGAGGGGCCGTTTGGAGCCAAGGGGGTTGCCGAAGTCAGCCTGGTGGGGGTGGCCCCCGCGGTCTGCAATGCGATCCGCCATGCGACCGGGGCGACGGTCACCCGGATTCCCGCCACGGGTGAGCGCGTCCTGCGCGCGTTGCTGTCACGTGAGGAGGCCGGCTCGAAGGGGTAG
- a CDS encoding (2Fe-2S)-binding protein → MSDKISLSLRVNGASHALSVAPERTLLEVLREELRHTGTKRGCDQGSCGACMVLVDGEPVFSCLSLAVTLRDREITTIEAVEAGNELHPIQRALVQHGAVQCGFCIPGIVITAKALLDRNPHPTVDEIRHALGSNTCRCSGYARIVEAIASLTGERP, encoded by the coding sequence ATGTCTGACAAGATCTCCCTCTCGCTCCGGGTCAACGGAGCTTCCCATGCGCTCAGTGTCGCCCCCGAACGGACCCTGCTCGAGGTGCTGCGCGAGGAGCTTCGTCACACGGGGACGAAGCGTGGCTGTGACCAGGGAAGTTGTGGGGCGTGTATGGTCCTGGTCGACGGAGAGCCCGTCTTCTCCTGCCTCTCCCTGGCAGTCACCCTCCGCGACCGTGAGATCACCACGATCGAGGCCGTGGAGGCAGGCAACGAGCTTCATCCCATTCAGCGGGCCCTCGTCCAGCATGGCGCGGTGCAATGCGGCTTCTGCATTCCGGGCATCGTCATCACCGCCAAGGCCCTGCTCGATCGCAACCCGCACCCGACCGTCGATGAGATCCGCCATGCCCTCGGCAGCAACACGTGCCGATGCTCGGGCTACGCGAGGATCGTGGAGGCCATCGCTTCGCTGACAGGAGAGCGTCCATGA
- a CDS encoding response regulator, translating into MSRKTLNILLVEDDAVDVMNVQRAFKMNAIHNPLYIANNGQQALEMLRSGAVPANNRLVLLDINMPRMNGLEFLRVLRMDPDLRATPVVMLTTSNDDRDRGESYALNVAGYLVKPVTFPAFVELMAALNAYWMRVEMP; encoded by the coding sequence GTGTCGCGCAAGACACTCAACATCCTCCTGGTGGAGGACGACGCGGTGGACGTGATGAACGTCCAGCGTGCGTTCAAGATGAATGCCATCCACAACCCCCTCTACATCGCCAACAACGGACAGCAGGCGCTGGAGATGCTGCGCTCGGGCGCGGTGCCGGCCAACAACCGGCTCGTCCTGTTGGACATCAACATGCCAAGGATGAACGGCCTCGAGTTCCTGCGCGTGCTGCGGATGGATCCGGATCTGCGCGCCACACCGGTGGTGATGCTCACCACGTCCAACGACGATCGGGACCGGGGGGAGAGCTACGCGCTCAACGTGGCCGGCTACCTGGTCAAGCCCGTCACCTTCCCGGCCTTCGTGGAGTTGATGGCCGCGCTCAACGCATACTGGATGCGGGTGGAGATGCCGTGA
- a CDS encoding sensor histidine kinase: protein MSTPAPLTSRLKDALGSLSARLLAAFLLPTLLFLILAGTAVYALARSILEDELGNSLSAIAAATASQVSGERMLTIEPGDDVAGTRTWRNLVRLLTEVRDQGGVRRLYVVDTRGRVIADVGGELPVGAEVPELARDRLELSRVFSGQRAASQVLFQGSDGLLYKTGYAPVRNAGQVVGAVAVEGSAAFFGPLSHLSRGFAVASTVALGVLALVALLTARGLARPLRRLMDSALRIGRGDLTTPVPPEPTREIGVLARELEVMREALESRDRQLKLMLAGVAHEVRNPIGGISLFSGLLAEDLKAGAHADASEHVSRIQREVEYLQRIVEDFLAFAREQPLSRAPVAAPDLLQEASGLLAADAAAREVTVEVEADVAVLEADGSLLTAALVNLVKNAVQASPRGGRVRLIGRGQGHGYAIRVEDHGPGVPETERERIFEPFFTTREKGTGLGLPLSRKIARAHGGDLRLVQAPGVTTFELTLPVGASSSPGGPTG, encoded by the coding sequence ATGTCCACCCCGGCTCCCCTCACCTCCCGGTTGAAGGACGCACTGGGCTCGCTCTCGGCGCGCCTGCTCGCGGCCTTCCTGCTGCCCACCCTGCTCTTCCTCATCCTCGCGGGCACGGCCGTCTACGCCCTGGCGCGCTCCATCCTCGAGGACGAGCTGGGCAACAGCCTCTCGGCCATCGCCGCGGCCACGGCCAGCCAGGTCAGCGGCGAGCGGATGCTCACCATCGAGCCCGGTGACGACGTGGCGGGCACTCGCACGTGGCGCAACCTCGTGCGACTGCTCACCGAGGTGCGCGACCAGGGCGGCGTGCGGCGGCTCTACGTGGTGGACACGCGGGGCCGGGTGATCGCGGACGTCGGCGGCGAGCTGCCGGTGGGCGCGGAGGTGCCGGAGCTCGCGCGCGACAGGCTCGAGCTGTCCCGCGTGTTCTCCGGCCAGCGCGCGGCCAGCCAGGTCCTCTTCCAGGGCTCGGACGGGCTCCTCTACAAGACGGGCTACGCGCCGGTGCGCAACGCGGGCCAGGTGGTGGGCGCGGTGGCCGTCGAGGGCAGCGCGGCCTTCTTCGGGCCCCTGTCCCACCTGTCCCGCGGCTTCGCGGTGGCGAGCACCGTGGCGCTCGGGGTGCTCGCGCTGGTGGCACTCCTCACCGCGCGGGGGCTGGCGCGCCCGCTGCGGCGGCTCATGGACTCGGCGCTGCGCATCGGCCGGGGCGACCTGACGACGCCCGTTCCCCCGGAGCCCACGCGTGAAATCGGCGTCCTGGCGCGCGAGCTGGAGGTCATGCGCGAGGCCCTGGAGAGCCGCGACCGGCAGCTCAAGCTGATGCTGGCCGGCGTGGCCCACGAGGTGCGCAACCCCATCGGGGGCATCTCCCTCTTCTCGGGGCTGCTCGCGGAGGACCTGAAGGCGGGCGCCCACGCGGACGCCTCCGAGCACGTCTCCCGCATCCAGCGTGAGGTGGAGTACCTGCAGCGCATCGTCGAGGACTTCCTCGCCTTCGCCCGGGAGCAGCCCCTGTCACGGGCGCCGGTGGCCGCGCCGGACCTGCTCCAGGAAGCGAGCGGGCTGCTCGCGGCGGACGCGGCGGCCCGGGAGGTGACGGTGGAGGTGGAGGCGGATGTGGCGGTGCTGGAGGCGGACGGGAGCCTGCTGACGGCCGCGCTGGTGAACCTGGTGAAGAACGCGGTGCAGGCCTCGCCCCGGGGCGGCCGCGTGCGGCTCATCGGCCGGGGCCAGGGCCACGGCTACGCCATCCGGGTCGAGGACCACGGGCCCGGCGTGCCCGAGACCGAGCGCGAGCGCATCTTCGAGCCCTTCTTCACCACCCGGGAAAAGGGCACCGGCCTGGGACTGCCCCTGTCCCGCAAGATTGCCCGGGCGCACGGTGGAGACCTGCGGCTCGTCCAGGCCCCGGGCGTCACGACCTTCGAGCTCACACTCCCAGTCGGTGCGTCCTCCTCTCCCGGTGGACCAACCGGGTAG
- a CDS encoding PAS domain-containing sensor histidine kinase has product MSHQPDGDLTAYDTLHPLFGVAGSGQRLDTERDQFRLLAEALPQIVWTARPDGHTDYFNRRWYEYTGLSFEESEGTGWQRVFHAEDMPEATRRWQHSLSTGEPFEVEYRCRRLDNVWRWFLGRAIPVHNAQDHIVRWFGTCTDIDDQKRTADVHGFLAEASALLSITLDPEETVHNLTRFIVPRLADWCAVDMVQPDETVERVTVTHVDPSRERFAWELSRINPVDFQHATRGRGYVIRTGESELQEVITDAAIVAFAKDPEKARLLRGLGLTSSLIVPLVVRGRTLGCITLAQADSGRRFSAADMPMAEELARRAALAMDNARLYRESQQATLRAEQARYEAEQARAVLDTLLDAAPAGIALFDRELRFMRVNRTLEVINRKSAESHLGHTLSEVLATETPAVEDVARTLREALESGETRTVEATTRLDAAGEQLAWLARYAPVRAPDGTTLGVASVVLDITERKRAEAERERLLAELERSNQELDQFAYVASHDLKAPLRGIANLSQWIEDDLKDVMTDETREQMRLLRGRVQRMESLINGILDYSRAGRMRGRPEPLDVSRLLSECVELLSPPSDTFVEIAPGMPTLRAERVPLQQVFLNLLGNAFKHARNPEVRVRVDARPVGAFWEFSVADDGPGIAPEYHERIWGIFQTLRSRDEVESTGIGLSVVKKSVEARGGRAWLESAPGQGATFRFTWPMHCPEEGR; this is encoded by the coding sequence GTGTCCCACCAGCCCGACGGAGATCTCACCGCGTACGACACCCTGCACCCTCTGTTCGGCGTCGCGGGCTCGGGGCAGCGGCTCGACACCGAGCGGGACCAGTTCCGCCTGCTGGCCGAGGCCCTGCCTCAAATCGTCTGGACGGCGCGGCCGGATGGCCACACGGACTACTTCAACCGGCGCTGGTACGAGTACACCGGCCTGTCCTTCGAGGAGTCCGAGGGCACGGGCTGGCAGCGCGTCTTCCACGCCGAGGACATGCCCGAGGCCACCCGGCGCTGGCAGCACAGCCTTTCCACCGGCGAGCCCTTCGAGGTGGAGTACCGCTGCCGTCGGCTCGACAACGTCTGGCGCTGGTTCCTCGGCCGCGCCATCCCCGTGCACAACGCCCAGGACCACATCGTGCGCTGGTTCGGCACCTGCACGGACATCGACGACCAGAAGCGCACCGCCGACGTGCACGGCTTCCTCGCCGAGGCCAGTGCGCTGCTCTCCATCACGTTGGACCCCGAGGAGACCGTGCACAACCTCACGCGCTTCATCGTCCCGCGGCTGGCGGACTGGTGCGCGGTGGACATGGTCCAGCCGGACGAGACCGTCGAGCGCGTCACGGTGACGCACGTCGACCCGTCGCGGGAGAGGTTCGCCTGGGAGCTGTCTCGCATCAACCCCGTGGACTTCCAGCACGCCACGCGGGGGCGCGGCTACGTCATCCGCACCGGCGAGTCGGAGCTGCAGGAGGTCATCACGGACGCGGCCATCGTCGCCTTCGCGAAGGACCCGGAGAAGGCGCGGCTGCTGCGGGGCCTGGGCCTGACCTCCTCCCTCATCGTGCCGCTGGTGGTGCGCGGGCGGACGCTGGGCTGCATCACGCTGGCGCAGGCCGACAGCGGCCGGCGCTTCTCCGCCGCGGACATGCCCATGGCCGAGGAGCTCGCGCGCCGCGCCGCGCTCGCCATGGACAACGCGCGTCTGTACCGCGAGAGCCAGCAGGCCACCCTCCGGGCCGAGCAGGCACGCTACGAGGCCGAGCAGGCGCGCGCGGTGCTGGACACCCTCCTCGACGCGGCCCCCGCGGGCATCGCCCTCTTCGACCGGGAGCTGCGCTTCATGCGCGTCAACCGCACCCTGGAGGTCATCAACCGCAAGTCCGCCGAGTCCCACCTGGGGCACACCCTGTCCGAGGTGCTCGCCACCGAAACGCCCGCGGTGGAGGACGTGGCCCGCACCCTCCGCGAGGCCCTGGAGAGCGGGGAGACACGGACGGTGGAGGCCACCACCCGGCTCGACGCCGCCGGCGAGCAGCTCGCCTGGCTGGCCCGCTACGCGCCCGTGCGCGCTCCGGATGGCACCACGCTCGGCGTGGCCTCCGTGGTGCTGGACATCACCGAGCGCAAGCGCGCCGAGGCCGAGCGCGAGCGCCTCCTCGCGGAGCTGGAGCGCAGCAACCAGGAGTTGGATCAGTTCGCCTACGTGGCCAGCCACGACCTCAAGGCCCCGCTGCGAGGCATCGCCAACCTGTCGCAGTGGATAGAGGACGACCTGAAGGACGTGATGACCGACGAGACGCGCGAGCAGATGCGGCTGCTGCGCGGGCGCGTGCAGCGCATGGAGTCTCTCATCAACGGCATCCTCGACTACAGCCGCGCGGGCCGGATGCGCGGCCGCCCGGAGCCCCTGGACGTGAGCCGGCTGCTGAGCGAGTGCGTGGAGCTGCTCTCCCCCCCGTCCGACACCTTCGTCGAGATAGCGCCCGGCATGCCCACCCTGCGCGCCGAGCGGGTGCCCCTGCAGCAGGTGTTCCTCAACCTGCTGGGCAACGCCTTCAAGCACGCCCGCAACCCGGAGGTCCGCGTGCGGGTGGACGCCCGTCCGGTGGGCGCCTTCTGGGAGTTCTCCGTCGCCGATGACGGCCCCGGCATCGCCCCCGAGTATCATGAGCGCATCTGGGGCATCTTCCAGACACTCCGGTCTCGGGACGAGGTGGAGAGCACGGGCATCGGCCTGTCGGTGGTGAAGAAGAGCGTGGAGGCGCGCGGCGGGCGCGCCTGGCTGGAGTCCGCTCCGGGCCAGGGGGCCACCTTCCGCTTCACCTGGCCCATGCATTGTCCGGAAGAAGGGCGCTGA
- a CDS encoding Rpn family recombination-promoting nuclease/putative transposase: MSGPHDLFARYTFSHPERAEAELRAVLPPHVVSEVDWTSLRREPGSVVDPELRETESDLLFSARLRTGRPLLLYVLLEHQSTVDRWMALRMLRYVVRQVERWRQEHPDSTRLPLILPLVMYHGPEGRWTAPRRVEELFELPEEERERWRALVPRFEYLLDDLTAEREEALRERPGPPLARLAWLVLRHGRSEELARKLPEWVALFAQVQEGPEGAEHLVVLIRYLLWVGDEAVHEAAERVLHSVVDAQRAEALMRSYGEQLIERGRQQGREEGREEGLAQGLTRGRAEYILRILSARGVHADEAARERILTCTDVATLDRWFERSLNATTRGSLLKVELATPK; encoded by the coding sequence ATGTCTGGACCGCATGACCTCTTCGCCCGCTATACCTTCAGTCACCCCGAGCGGGCCGAGGCCGAACTGCGCGCCGTCCTGCCCCCGCATGTCGTCTCGGAGGTGGACTGGACGTCCCTGCGGCGGGAGCCCGGCAGCGTGGTGGACCCGGAGCTGAGGGAGACCGAGAGCGACCTGCTCTTCTCGGCCCGGTTGCGCACGGGCCGCCCCCTGCTGCTGTACGTGCTGCTGGAGCACCAATCGACGGTGGACAGGTGGATGGCGCTGAGGATGCTGCGCTACGTGGTGCGCCAGGTGGAGCGCTGGCGTCAGGAGCATCCGGACAGCACACGACTCCCCCTCATCCTCCCGCTCGTCATGTACCACGGGCCGGAAGGCCGCTGGACGGCGCCGAGGCGGGTGGAAGAACTCTTCGAACTGCCGGAGGAGGAGCGGGAGCGATGGCGAGCGTTGGTGCCGCGCTTCGAGTACCTGCTCGATGACCTGACGGCCGAGCGGGAGGAGGCGCTGAGAGAGCGCCCAGGTCCGCCGCTGGCCCGGCTGGCGTGGCTCGTCCTGCGTCACGGGCGTAGTGAGGAACTGGCCCGGAAGTTGCCGGAGTGGGTGGCACTCTTCGCCCAGGTGCAGGAGGGCCCCGAGGGGGCCGAGCACCTGGTGGTGCTCATCCGTTACCTATTGTGGGTGGGGGATGAGGCAGTCCATGAAGCGGCCGAGCGGGTGTTACATTCGGTGGTGGATGCGCAACGAGCGGAGGCGTTGATGCGGAGCTATGGCGAGCAACTCATCGAGCGGGGACGCCAACAAGGCCGGGAGGAGGGCAGGGAGGAGGGGTTGGCGCAGGGGCTGACCCGAGGGCGTGCCGAGTACATCCTGCGGATCCTCTCCGCGCGGGGAGTGCACGCCGACGAGGCGGCCCGGGAGCGCATCCTCACGTGCACGGACGTGGCCACCCTCGATCGCTGGTTCGAGCGTTCCCTGAACGCCACCACGAGAGGGAGCCTGCTCAAGGTGGAGTTGGCGACACCGAAGTGA